A single Triticum dicoccoides isolate Atlit2015 ecotype Zavitan chromosome 2A, WEW_v2.0, whole genome shotgun sequence DNA region contains:
- the LOC119359526 gene encoding histone-lysine N-methyltransferase SETD2-like, which produces MEKEDLLGVRTKPAAGKRRRKVAAGPGLAKAIAEYLASDSYMYAPLVSEPQEPPPPPPPAAAPATSTPASAEKGVALVQKYRGSWRGTFAAC; this is translated from the exons ATGGAGAAGGAGGACCTGCTCGGCGTCCGGACGAAGCCGGCGGCAGGGAAGCGGCGGCGCAAGGTGGCAGCTGGCCCGGGACTCGCCAAGGCGATCGCGGAGTACCTCGCGTCCGACTCTTATATGTACGCGCCGCTGGTCTCAGAACCTCAggagccgcctccgccgccgccgcccgcggctgcGCCTGCGACAAGTACTCCTG CTTCTGCAGAGAAAGGAGTAGCTCTGGTGCAGAAATACAGAGGCTCTTGGCGTGGTACATTTGCTGCCTGTTAG